One Dioscorea cayenensis subsp. rotundata cultivar TDr96_F1 chromosome 17, TDr96_F1_v2_PseudoChromosome.rev07_lg8_w22 25.fasta, whole genome shotgun sequence DNA window includes the following coding sequences:
- the LOC120281195 gene encoding uncharacterized protein LOC120281195 yields the protein MLRKATCKRSKLMLDLNLIMQRSKLAGKAITHLLTFNHNHHHHHHHHRSLPCFYMDPMMSYYNPNPREVEFSCSNTPSNSKSNKHGKHHHHHHNHHQLYDAEAIAKVFEILNDVEDDHGDQSLISSPSPLMMLGQVRQLRITDSPFPVKEEESDGFRVDLEAEEFIRRFYEQLRLQPASTPEYFSSHRRSPLLARA from the coding sequence ATGCTACGTAAAGCCACATGCAAACGTAGCAAACTCATGCTTGATCTCAATCTCATCATGCAACGTAGCAAGCTCGCCGGAAAAGCCATCACTCACCTTCTCACCTTCAAccacaaccaccaccaccaccaccaccaccaccgttCTTTGCCATGCTTCTACATGGACCCTATGATGTCCTACTACAACCCTAATCCACGTGAGGTTGAGTTCAGTTGCAGCAACACACCATCCAACTCCAAGTCCAACAAACATGGcaagcaccaccaccaccaccacaaccaCCACCAACTTTATGATGCTGAAGCCATTGCTAAAGTGTTTGAGATATTGAATGATGTGGAAGATGATCATGGTGATCAGTCTCTGATTTCTTCACCATCTCCGTTGATGATGTTGGGTCAGGTTAGACAGCTAAGGATAACTGACTCACCATTTCCGGTCaaggaggaggagagtgatGGATTTAGGGTTGATTTGGAGGCTGAGGAGTTTATTAGAAGGTTTTATGAACAACTCCGGCTTCAACCTGCCTCCACGCCGGAGTACTTTTCTTCTCACCGGCGGTCACCGTTGCTTGCCCGGGCTTGa